The sequence CTTGGTGTCATGGCTTATGACAGGTATGTAGCTATTTGTCATCCCCTTCATTATACTCTCATTATGGACCAAGGCACCTGCGTCCAGTTGGCAGCCATTTCTTGGTCCAGTAGTTTCCTGAGTTCCATGGTCATCAACATCCTCACCTTGAGTTTGCCCTACTGTGGGCCCAATGTCCTGAATCACTTTTTTTGTGAAGTCCCTTCCATCCTGAGGTTGGCTTGCACTGACACCTCACTTACTGAGATGGTTGTCTTTATCTTCAGTGTCATCAttgtcttcattccttttctcctCATTGTTGTTTCCTACGCCCGAATCCTTCTATCAGTCCTCAGGATGCGATCAGCCTCCGGGAGGCACAAGGCACTGTCCACCTGTGCTTCTCATCTGACAGTGGTGGCCTTATTCTATGGAACTGGCATCTTCATGTACATGAGACCCCAGTCAAAGTCCTCCAGGGCTGGGGGCAAGATCATTGCGGTGTTCTATACTGTGGTCACACCCATGCTCAACCCCTTGATCTACAGTCTAAGGAACCAAGATGTAAAAGGAGTTTTAAGGAGAGCTGTTGTGAAACAGAGGACATGAGAGCTCTTCGTGCGACACTGAGGTTAACTGTTAACCTAAGATAATGGACTTTCCAATATGAAATGATAGAATAAAGCATGCCTGGGACAGTCAGCGTCTGCCCTATAACTCATAAAAGACACTTGGTTCCAGCTGCAGACTCAACAAGAAACATGTCTCCCCCAGGGGCAAACCATAACTTTCAGAACAACATCCTTTATTGAGTGACTACTAATTTCTCACTCCTTGAGAAATCTTGGTTCTCTAAAATCATAAACTCTCTGAAATTAATTGCTTCAAATTATATCAGTACGAAGAAACATCTTACTCCTGCCTGAAGGATGTAAAACACCTTGATGGGGAGAAGCATTCTCAATTTTCAACTCAGGTGCAGAACTTCAGATAAGGGTCTTTGGTTGCAACATGCTGCATCGATCTTAATTTTGTAGTTTCCAAGGAAAGAAGACCCTGCATCTACTTTGTGGTCTAAACCTAATTTTGACCCCTTTATACATAGCCCTGCTTTGCAACAAATCTCTCAAAATGttgcttcatttaaattttatcttaaccCTACCCTTCCCCTCAAATCCTAGTGTGTGGTGTTTTTCTTTGCAATGGATCGATAAATCTGATTTTATGTGACTGTAGGCTTATTCCCAGTGCTCTTAGGCTGATTGTGTGGACAGAGAGATAGCAATGATGAGAAGTGGAAGATTTGGTCAAGTATTAATAGATTAACTAATTCATTCACTACACATTGTTGAATGACCTTAGAATAtaattgtaaataaaatagaaataattcctTTCTTTACATATAGATAAGTATTtgtaatacacatataatatacaCACTTACAATGACAAATTGTGATGAATGGAATAAGGGGCATGATTATCAAGGGGTGGTGACAGTCAATCATAGGAAGGATGACCTTCTCTGAGGAGGCTGCACACAAAGGAAGGAGAGGTAGCAGTCAGATCGAGAAGAGCTTCTGTTTGGAGCATGGTTGTGGACAAAGACTGGAAATGTGAGATGGTTTGTTCATTTGAGGGGATAAAGGAAACTACTGAGAAACAGGAGGTGTGGCTGGGGAGGCAGACAGGAGACGGACCACGCAGGGCAAAGCTGCTTATGGTCAGGAGCAGGGATGTATTCTCAGCAAAGTGTAAGTGTTATAAAGAAGGGTGGTATGACACCACTTATGTTTTTGAGAGGTTTTTCTGGATGCTGTGTGGgagaaaaatgtacatatatgtgtcaCAAATGGGTGGAAACAAATATTTCCTCTGTTTTGAAGCTTTTCAACCAGTGGCATCTTTAGTGAAGAATTATTCTTCAAATTAAGAGAATAGCAAAATATTACTTCGTATTAGTGTACTTAATAAACTTAAATATGGCCTTTGACTAAATTGTTAAATGAGACATAAGCAATTCCTAAAAttttctcacttgtttatttcatgatttagataaaataaaaagaatataatttcccTTTTGCAGATATCCAACAATTAAATGCCACCATTTCTTCTAACTACATACAAAGGTTGTATACAATTAGCAAATACATAAATGAAGTCTCCTTCATGAGATAAGTAATGTAGACATCACTGGTTTAAAATTGACTTCAAAtgtaaaaagcaagcaagcaatcaTCTGTCTTTATCTAGATATCTCTATCCTCTCTAGAATAGATTTATTATGAATTGATGATAAAGTTTATATATTATAAACCTGTCAGAATTTCTTCAGAAGTGGCTTTCACTTTTTGGATGTGGCTGATTAATTTTAAGGATAATAATGCAATATTGAAATGTTTTAATGTCATCATTGTAGGTATAGAGGATATAAAAAACACTCCAACCATACATTATGTTACCAGCTTTCCTAATGGGTGTCTTTCCCTTTAAAGTGAAAAACACTAATTCAGCATTCCAGTTAGTAAGTATGAGGATTGTAAAgcattgaaaaggaaggaagtctCCGTGAAGCTAATTATTTCTCATTAGTACCATTCTTCCAGCATAATCTGAAAGCTGAACTGCTTCTCTGATATCATCTGTTTTACCTCTTGCCTTCATTTATTCCTATAGTGGTGCCTTTTTAGGCTATTTGAACTTACCATGATTTAGCTCGCCACAGTCACAGGCAATGTGAATCTTCCATCAAGTGCGTCACAACACAACACCGTCTAAGTCCTGACTAATCAAAACATCAGGCTGAACACATCCATGGACCAGACACTTACAGAGCTTCCCCAGTTCTAGCTGTGCCTGCCACCTTCTACCATGTTGCACATTTCCCTGTTTTACAGAACACTGGACTAGGACTTAGCAGAAGTGAGTTCTCATACTCATAAGGGGTATATGTTTTAATGTTATAGCGGATTTATGTGTCAATCTAGCCCAAAGGACAGCTGCCATTATTTAAGCCCCAAAGTGCTTAAATACACTACTTAGGATTtccttatattttaatatttggatTAGagcacttttgagagtgaaatgTAGCATTGTAGATACTTATCCCAGGACAATGGGCAAAAAATAAAACTCCTGAGCAAGAGAGGTCATTGGCCACGGTAACACTCTCTTGCTTAGTTCTCACAGAAACCCCATGTTGTAGGCATTACTGGTACCATTCTACAGATGGGAAAAACCCAGAAAGTGAGTTCAGGAATGATTTCTAGAAGAAGTGATGGTTGATTTGTGACATAAAGCAGAAGCACGTGTTTTCTAGGTGGGTTAGTGGTATTTGAAGCATAGACTCTTATAAGCAAAAGTATGCAAagggaggaagtttaaggtgtactTGAGTTCAGTGTAACTTGAACTTCTGGGAGGTGGGATGTGGAAGGAAATGACTAAGATGAAGCTGAAAATGTAGAATTTCAGGTGTCACCTATGGATGGCATTCATGCTGTTGATTTCATCATGGGCTCCCATTCCAGTCTCCAGGACCAGGCTCATTATTCTCACTAACTTTGCCCTAACACAGCTAAACACACAGATACCAACACACCTGCTTCCAGAACCCATCACATGGCTGCACATTTTTGGTGTCTGGTTGTTTGAAGCAATCTAGACACCAAACATTTCATCTCACTCCTTTCTTTtcacaaacattctttaagtGTTCATTATGAGTTTGCTATGATGAGGAGGACACTCAGGTACATCTCACACAGTGTCTGCATTTTAAGGCATTTACACATGTATGTGCATAACTATAACATCCACACACAATCACAAGAAAGttataaatgaaatgattttgCTGTTCAGAAGAGTAAGTGTTTTTTTTACCAGCCTGGTAGGTCAAAGAAAGAGGGCTCCTGGAGGATTAGTATTTTGCTGGTCCTTGAAGGAAGAGCCAAATTTGGACATTCTGAGACATGGAGTTGGGATATTCAGGGAAGCAGGGAGTAGAAAGAGGAGAGAACTGGTAAAAATACAGAGGTGGAAAAATGTCAGGGCCATTCAAGAATTAGTTTTACAGGAGAATTTGTTGCACAAAGAGATCAGGGAGAAATAATACCACGGAGGGTTTAAGGAGGAGGGCTTGGAATGCCAAGCAAAGGACTTTGGCAATTTCATAGCTTCTGTGTTAGGGAATGGGGTAACTATGGGATAGGACAAGGACTCTTAGACCCTAATTATTCCAGGTAGCCTCTCTATGGCAGAGATTGAAGGGAGAGACTTCAGCTTACATTCCTCCCCTGGGAGAAGACCACACATAATTATGGCTAAAGGTAAGAGTTTTATTCAAGTTTTATGAAGAAAATCATACCATCTTATGCCACTAAACCTATCTGAAGTAGCCAATGTCTACTTGGATTTACCCACCTAAAGGCTGTGTTGCTACGCTGGTTTCCCCAAAGGTCGTTCTGTGGATGGATATGAGACAGGACTTCAGGGAGCAAAGAGGAATCTTCTCCAGAATTCATGAGTGATAAACTCCCTACTCCCCAAGTTATAAATTCCCATGTCCTAAAATTGGTGCCAGATCTTGAGCTACATTCCAACTTCACCATCAAACCTTCCCACTGGACAGCTGGCCAAAATGGCCCATGGAAAAGTCCCATGGTTTCCAGCCTCTTTACCTCTCTTCACTATGTTTCTTCCTTCTGGCATTCCCTTTCTGTTTGCTTTCCTGTTTAATTTCTGGATCATTCTTCAAGAACAGCTCACATGCCCCCTCCTCCATAAAATTCCCTGATCTCCCAAGAGGAGGTGCTGTCTTTCAAGTGTGACTTCCCACAGCACTTTGTCTGCAGAGCTCTTCtggtatttattattttgttttcctgtaaTACAGgatatttgcatttaatttatctCCCTATGAATGTCAACTCAGTAAAGTCAGAACatctttatctatatctatatctatgtatctaGCCACCAAGTCTTAAGTCTTAAACacagattgtttaaaaaaatctcaccTGAGATTTTTCTTGAGCGTGGAAGAAGCAGAATTTAATTTCAGCTTTTTTCATTCTGATGCCTTCCATCTTAACCACATCTGCACTGATTTTTGCCTTTTATAACTCCTAGTGCAGTAATTACCAGCTCGTTTCTGATTAGAGAAAACAGCAATTCATAGGATTTTTGCAGTCTATTATAGAGAGTATGATTGAAATGTCTACTTTTGCTATGTTTTTAGTACTggctaaaatttttaatgtataaaggAGAATTCAGGCCTTTTCAAACATCAGACATTTATTTACCACTGATTTGAGCAAACCAAAAGAATAGATGATGTATAAATAATAGCCCTCATTTCACTGATGAATAGATTAAAGTACAGAGACATTATGGGATTTATCCGACGTGATTACTGGCAGGACTGGGACAAAGACTAACGTGATCCAACTTCCATCCATTTTTCTCTTGTCATTATAAGTTGATATTTGTGCTTCTAACACCAACTATGCAGGAAAAAATAGCTTCCTTATTTTATTGCAACACATTGACCCAAGATGACAGATTGTTAAGatgtaaatgaaggaaaaatagaaggagcgaatgtttattaaatatctcTTATGTGACAGATTCTTTACAGGGATTACagcatttcttttgaaaaatgttaaaaaagtaagTTATTCCCATTTGTAAGATGAAATTTAGGCTTATAGAGAttaagtaactggcccaaggtcctacagaaaaaaagagcagaatcTGAGTGAGGGCTTCTCCAAATAGTCCAAAgcctgaattttgtcaaaagtcaGAGTGGAAAGTGCAGCCTTTTGATCAGTTTTTGATTTTACTGCTTAACTTTGACAAGTTTGTTGTTGACTTTTCTATATGTCGGttttatcatctttaaaatgagaataatacatATATCTAATGATTGTAAGAACGTAAACAGATTTAAGGTGCTTTGTTTATCGACTGGATACagcaataaattaagaaaaaaaaagttagtccTCTAGCAACGAGGTCAGTGAGTAGAGATCCAGAAATGGAATTCAAAGATCTTCCTGATTCTGAGGCAACTGCCCTTTCAATTAGGACATAGACTACTTGGTTTGTAGttaatgaaaaaggaaagctctaatttcttatttttcacacTGCATATAGATTTACACATtggattgtatttttaaaaacctgaaggCCAAATCTCTGGACTGTTTCAGGACTGCCCACTCCACACCTGTCTGTTAACCCCTTTACTTTCTCCATCATGTGACATCAGGGATGTTTTTAGGAATTCATATTGTGACTGAGTGATTTTGAACCAGGTCAGTTTCAACTCACACATAATGACACCCATTAGAAAGTGTGGTGAATCCCGAGTCTTTCATCACTAAAACTCTTAAGTACCTTTCATGATGAATGAAGTTGCTCTTATACTTCAGGGCAACCACTGTGTTTCCCTGACCTTTGACTATACTGCACGAGAGGAAAGGCTGAGATAAAAACATTATTAATTGCCAGTATTTGAAAGAGATGGTGTGATGGAATTTCAGCACATCTGAGAAAACCTTAGCTCTCCTCAGATCTCAGTCTGCTGCCTTTACCTGCTGCTGATACCTGGCAGTCCTGTTTCTTAATTCAAAAATTATAGCCTCGAGAACAGGCAAAGAGGAGTTATGTCCTCCTCTATTGTCAGTCATTGATACATCAGGGTTGATGAAATTATTCTTTGCGAAGGTGGAAAGCATGAAGACTCTTGGCCGCCATGGAAAAGGCTACTGTTTAATTGAGATTagaagagggggagagaaaggCATAGGGGAGATCAGGGACTGATCAGGACAATCAGTCCTGTAGACATTACAGTCTTGCTAAAATTAGCCTTAGAGATTGATCTAAATTGTATCTTTCTTATAGAAAGGTCCAGAGTCCTAGAATCCGAGGCCTGGGAGGAGGTCAACATACAAGGTGGACAAAAATGAGATACCCACCTCTTTTGAATAGACCAAAAGGTCCAGTGACTATTAGGTGAAACCAACCACCTGACATAAGGGAAAActgaggacagaaaaaaaaaaaagggtgctGTCAATACTCACACACCTAGTTAGCAGAGCCTAATCTCAGCTCTTATTCTTGGGCTTTGCGTGGCTTCTGATTGTATTGGTGGCAGCagcttctgagagataacagagTAACTGGAAGCACATCGAATTCCTGTTGTTGCCACACGTGTGTCTTATGTTTGTGTCCTCTGGAGGCACATATCTAGCATTTGTAAGTTTTTGCTGAACACACGCGTGATTGGATTCTGGGATACATTAAGTCACCGCTCACACCAGCCCCATTCCCATGTGTTTAACTAAATTTTCTCTGACTCCCTTTCATAGTAGATACCTTTTCAACATTTGATCTATCGTTCCCCGCGACCCTGAAAACAAGTACGCTTTAGAGTGATTAGCTATTTATTGCCCTTCTCAAGTCCTATCTCCATTTCTTATGGACACGTGAgtcaattttaaattaaaaaaaaaaaaaaactaatgcatCTCGCTCAGCATGACtttcaaaaatactaatttatatTTGCTTCATACCATAGAGTTAAAGATTCCTGAAAACCCTCCAGAATTTAAGATTGACTTGCagggcattatgctcagtgaaataagtcagacagagaaaggcaaagactgtatgatatcacttatatgtggaacctaaaaatacAGCTAATGAGTGTAACAAAGCAGAGTAAGTAAGCTATAAGGACATACTGcacagcacaaggaatatagccaatattttataataactataaatgaactataacctttaaaatttttgaatcactatgctgtatccTTAAAAATTATGTAATATGATACATCAACtctacctcagttaaaaaaactTAAGATTGACGCAGCAGGTGGCTGGTAACTTGTGTAGTGTTTATTGGaaagttatttgcattttccaCCTTCTGACACCATCTTTCTGCCACTATTATTTACATGTGGTAATAAcagattttccctttttttgtttttattgaggtttTTTTCCAATTAGTTTTTTGAGAGCAGCTTTCACATCCTTGTTTCGTAAACTGTAGATCAAAGGATTCAACATGGGGATGATAACAGTGTAGAACACAGAGGCCCATTTGTCTTGATCCAGGGAGTAGCTGGATGTTGGCCTCAGGTACATGAACATGACTGTGCCATAAAAAAGTGTGACGCCAGTGAGATGAGACCCACAGGTGGAGAAAGCCTTAAGGCGGCCTTCAGCAGAGCGCATTCTGATGATGGCGATGAGGATGAAGGTGTAGGAGATGAAGATGATGAGGACGGTGCTGAATTCAATGAAGCCACACAAACTAAACAGCAAGATCTCGCTGATGTAGGTGTCTGAGCAAGAGAGGGCTAGGAGCGGTGGGATTTCGCAGAAGAAGTGGTTGATGATATTGGAACCACAGTAACTCAAACTGAAGGTGAGGGAAGTGTGTGCGACTAAActcaccagaccagccaggtaaGAACCCAGCACAAGAGCCAAGCAGACTCGCTTGGACATGAGAGTGCTGTAGTGGAGGGGTCGACAGATGGCCACGAAACGGTCGTAGGCCATGGTAGCCAGGACATAGCACTCGGCATCCACAAAACCTACAAAGAAAGCAAACTGTGTGGCACAGCTGGAGAAGGAGATGATTTTGTGCTTTGCTAGGAAGTCAGCCAGCATCCTGGGGGCAATGGCTGAGGAGTAGCCCAGGTCGACAAAGGAGAGGTTGcagaggaagaagtacatgggtgtGTGAAGCTGAGTGTCTGTTATGATCAGGATAATCATACCAACATTCCCCACCACGTTGACCAGGTAGACCAAGAGGAAGACCACAAAGAAGATGATCTGCAGCTGAGGGTCTTGAGTGATGCCCGTAAAGATAAACTCAGTCACCACTGAGTggttttctttatccatctttCCCATTTTATGTGTGCCTGGGTTCGCTTTATCATTTGCGGTGATTCTTAAAAAGTTTCCCAGTAATTAGATTCTATGACCCATAGGGTAACTCAAATGACTTTGGTAAGGGCAATGGTCTTTTGTCTTCTCCAGAAATCCAGTCAAATAAGCGAAGATGTTAGTGTCTTAGGGATGGCAAATTCTGCTTCTCTGAAGAAATTGGTGCCCTGATGTCATTTATCACATGGTACCAAATGTTTGACCTGATCTGTGCAAGTATCTCCCTAATTAATTAGTAAAAAATAACAGTTTTGGgtgtctctttcttctttctaaaacaaAGCAGATAATGGATTAACATTAACTCTCACTGCAGATAGGC is a genomic window of Camelus bactrianus isolate YW-2024 breed Bactrian camel chromosome 10, ASM4877302v1, whole genome shotgun sequence containing:
- the LOC141578945 gene encoding olfactory receptor 2B8-like; this translates as MNMIKTNFTVTEFVFLGLSSQPTIRLILFIMFLFFYLLTVVGNVIIIIIIQIEPRLQTPMYFFLTNLSFLDICYTSTNVPQMLSNMEGTKTIPFSNCATQMFFSLSLGMTECVLLGVMAYDRYVAICHPLHYTLIMDQGTCVQLAAISWSSSFLSSMVINILTLSLPYCGPNVLNHFFCEVPSILRLACTDTSLTEMVVFIFSVIIVFIPFLLIVVSYARILLSVLRMRSASGRHKALSTCASHLTVVALFYGTGIFMYMRPQSKSSRAGGKIIAVFYTVVTPMLNPLIYSLRNQDVKGVLRRAVVKQRT
- the LOC105080991 gene encoding olfactory receptor 5AR1 — protein: MDKENHSVVTEFIFTGITQDPQLQIIFFVVFLLVYLVNVVGNVGMIILIITDTQLHTPMYFFLCNLSFVDLGYSSAIAPRMLADFLAKHKIISFSSCATQFAFFVGFVDAECYVLATMAYDRFVAICRPLHYSTLMSKRVCLALVLGSYLAGLVSLVAHTSLTFSLSYCGSNIINHFFCEIPPLLALSCSDTYISEILLFSLCGFIEFSTVLIIFISYTFILIAIIRMRSAEGRLKAFSTCGSHLTGVTLFYGTVMFMYLRPTSSYSLDQDKWASVFYTVIIPMLNPLIYSLRNKDVKAALKKLIGKKPQ